A stretch of the Aegilops tauschii subsp. strangulata cultivar AL8/78 chromosome 4, Aet v6.0, whole genome shotgun sequence genome encodes the following:
- the LOC141021942 gene encoding uncharacterized protein yields the protein MEALKKESEEAWKWLSNIPVHTWARHRMDTICKTDLVVNNLSEVFNRMILDVRNKPIRTMLEGMRTKLMIKFQKIREKTETCRWDITPTYSEILEEAKKWAKYCDAYMAGPGIWQVTSSSEKTYCVNLNNYTCDCRRWDMTAVPCSHAIAAMQKVKLHPEDFIHEFFKKPLYCETYKHIIYPVPGPDCWPHTMGDDISPPVFKEKKGKKQTARRKGHFEVPAKKDTSRLGTVNCSNCNKQG from the exons ATGGAAGCATTGAAGAAAGAGAGTGAGGAGGCATGGAAGTGGTTGTCCAACATACCAGTCCATACTTGGGCCAGGCATAGAATGGATACTATATGCAAGACAGACCTTGTTGTAAACAATCTTAGTGAAGTTTTCAATAGGATGATTCTGGATGTTAGGAACAAGCCCATAAGGACAATGCTTGAAGGAATGAGGACAAAACTCATGATCAAGTTTCAGAAGATTAGGGAGAAGACAGAGACATGTAGGTGGGATATCACACCCACTTACTCTGAGATATTGGAGGAGGCCAAGAAGTGGGCAAAATATTGTGATGCATATATGGCTGGACCAGGCATTTGGCAAGTTACAAGTAGTTCAGAAAAGACCTACTGTGTAAACCTAAACAACTACACTTGTGACTGCAGGAGGTGGGATATGACAGCTGTTCCATGTAGTCATGCTATAGCAGCAATGCAGAAGGTGAAGCTACACCCTGAAGATTTTATCCATGAGTTCTTCAAGAAGCCCCTCTACTGTGAAACCTACAAGCATATTATATACCCTGTTCCAGGCCCTGATTGTTGGCCACACACCATGGGGGATGACATATCTCCTCCAGTATTCAAAGAAAAGAAGGGTAAAAAGCAGACAGCTAGGAGGAAAGGACATTTTGAGGTTCCTGCCAAGAAGGATACATCAAGACTTGGGACAGTGAATTGTAGCAATTGCAATAAGCAAG GCTAG